Part of the Methanotorris formicicus Mc-S-70 genome, ATTTATCTATTTGATGGGAACTACCGTTTTCTAAAATTAAATTAGCAACATCCTTATTTAAATCTTCATTAGTTAATTTAATAAAACTCTGGGAGATAGCGTTTATTGTCGCTAATCCAAGAGTTCTATTGATGATATCAAAATCATTTGCCACATTTATAAAATCCTCAATATTACCTACATCAAATTCAATCTTCCTTTTCTCACTATGTCCTTTATACTCCTCTAATAAAGTCATAGCAACGCCCAATGATTTTTTCCCACCTACTTCAACTAAAACATAACTATAAGGCAAAGCAAAGGAAAAATCAACTATTTTAATATCTTTACCATCTATAAAATCAATTACTCTTTTAACAATATCTTCAATCATCCTCTCACCCAAAAAAAACTAAAATAATCGCAAAGAAATTCGC contains:
- a CDS encoding enolase N-terminal-like fold-containing protein, with the translated sequence MIEDIVKRVIDFIDGKDIKIVDFSFALPYSYVLVEVGGKKSLGVAMTLLEEYKGHSEKRKIEFDVGNIEDFINVANDFDIINRTLGLATINAISQSFIKLTNEDLNKDVANLILENGSSHQIDK